The genome window aaatataaatctCTATTTGATTATTCTATCGACTATCAACACATTCATCTGAATACACTTAATCCTGATACAACATGTGACGAACATTATAGGCGAGTTATAgatgaatatattaatacatatgAAAATGTACATTCAAGTTGTAAGGTGatcaatgaaaaaaaatatgattgtgataaaattttttctttatttggaaataaaaaacacaagGATTTAATTTCACTTAGATGTAAGAAACTTGAAACGCAGACATTTTCTTCAGATAAAGAAGGAGAACGTGCTCAAAATGGACATTTATTAAATAGAATTGGGAGTTCAAATGGGGTTTCTGATCCTGCAGATCATCTTCATACAGGTAGAAATCCTGGACGCTTAGATCATTCTCATAGATATCTCTCCCATGCTTCAACAGCACCATATGATTTAGATACTACATCCTCCCTTCCCACGGATGGTACTGCTGAAGGTggttctaaaaaaaatattatgggCTCAGTTGTTCCAGTGTTAGGAATTTCTTCAATTTCGTTACTCCTATATAAAGTAATTGATAATACAATTGAGATTCACacaattataatttacatatgggtacattttttcacaCAGAAAAATAGTTAAAAGAgtacacattttatatacacacattATTCATTAGGTTACACCAGCTAGGGGatttataaacaaattacTAAGAAGGAATGGAAATATGTATAATCCTGTAGAATATATGGATGCATTCAACCCATATAGCGATGGAATCATTCCTGGGGATAGAAGAATGAACATATCCTATCATAGATTATGAGGTACACAAATCTTCACACAGATACACCATTATGTTAATTATCATTAcgaatattatataattacaaagaTAATTCTCTAAAGTAGATATATTCAGatataaaagatatattGTTTCAAAATATAGAAGAAACAGGGATAAAATAGTTTCGTATATATGAATTAGGTATAATAGTTATAGCTTTGTTCATAAGAACGTAATAAATCATATTATTGTGCTGCTATAATATCTATTAATTTATGcttatataatgaatatatattctaattTTATATCATAACAATCAAGAAAACATGTTAATAGCGCAATCaagataatttttatttatgagtaaatatttcttaatCTATTTTAATGTTTGCTTAATAATATAAGTCGTGCCTTTTATAAGTAAACCAATATATTCCCAGCAACTATGTGTTAAGCCATTAatctaaaaaataatattaatttattatttaattcgAGTTATtgtgaaatataatataaaatattggAGTGTTATTTTCCCGTTACcttaaatttatatagtcacattaatttttattttaacatacgAAACTGTGACAACACAAACACTTCGTTCACAATTATCCCTATGTGATagacaaatatattttacaatcatttttttagttctaataaattaattatttattatatacaaataaacttaaaattaactttttttataatgctaataaaataagtaattataaaataattttttacgtgAAATAATATATCTTGCCTCTGTTTACCATAAATATCGaatacattaataaaaaagtttccTTATTTATATAGTACACATTATATGTCTATaacataattaaatatactatTAAATGTTCCACATGTAACACattttaatagaaaaaataaaattacaaaattatattgGTTTAAGCCAGTACATTAAttacttctttattttactaaaaaattgttttcatGCATGTATATCATTCACATTTAAATCTTCTTAGTTATTTTATGAAcgataaaatgtaataaaaaataatagataaGATTATAGGTGTTTACGAGCATATTGCATAATCTCACACAGATACTATAAGTACATTATTAATTCTAATGGCAGAAATAGTCATATTataggaaaaacgaaaaaataagtattctatatacacattatatacaattcaattttatcatatttacTTTACACAGTacgtattaataaaaataatttctcgATTGTAtatactcaaaaaaaaaaattgtataggttaaatttttcttattgaaatatataaaattattatttattaatgtaaCAAGACtatgttttattaatatttttatatataattttgtatgTTGAACCAATTCATTGTTCTACACTATAAATTCAGTTGTAATTATTgtaaacataatataattttcattaattttattgcCACCAAAAGTTaaagtatattattttgttatacgTTCCACTAATACAGGAAATATATTGATGAAAATAGTAATATTATATCAACCTCACTTGTAAGTTCATTGGTTTGCTAATTCCCttatttgaaattttatataatgctaaagaataaaatattaaattattaatattatctATACAtgatattaaatattatcattatttaatattataaagcaTAGCATTTTgaaatacacatatatattttttttctctaaaaGTTTACACCATTCGCACAATTGTtgaagtttaaaaaaaagaaattaactAATATTCATAACAATAAAGGTGAAGATATTAGTAATATGCCTTCAATGTACTAGGaagataaacaaataaattgcaagaaagataaatataatattaaatatctttctctaaaaaatttataattttcatatgcTATTGTACTACGATTTATTTCGTATTCTGAACTAATTATgatataaagtaaaatatggAGATATTCATATGCATAGAAATTTAGAACAAATCAtagtaatataaatgtatatatgttttattttataaaagttaTAACGGCTATTTTGAAACTGTTCATGTAGTATTATCTTATTCGATTATCCCTTCCTGACATATATTGATGTAGTATATAATCAATGGTTCTTTATGTGTCATTAACGTGTAACAAATAAGGATTATAATTTCTCATTGTGTACTTTTAGCAATTCTTgcttaacaaaataatttttaaacattacgaaataattattttaaaacagttcgcatttttaattataaactTAATTGTTCCTATAATAAAGAAGTATTATAAacttttaacattttttttatcaaatgcCAAAACAGTGAATAGTAACGTATTCCTAATTTAGCTGTAAAACATAGTGTATAACACTTGCGTGTCACTcctatacatttataaaattttgtatatacATTGTGTCTAaatgatttttaatttataattataccCCTTACTCAGAATGCATATATTAAATCTTCCCAGATAAAATCTTATTATAGTGGacatataataaatactTATTAAGTAAAACTTAAAAGTAACACATATTATAAACCTTATTATTTAAGGAATGagacaaatatttttatcagattaaataaaacaaattgtgTTATTAattaagttaaaaataaaacttctCAAATCGTATAATATGCTTCTAGCAAATCAATATCATATGaacgtatatatgtaaaatataataatgtatatttgtcatatattgtacatataattatcCGAAGACACATAAATGTTAACATTATGTTTATTCTTAATGCACATtaaattacttaaaaaaaatattttaaataaataataaaaagaaaacataaataaaatatattatctttttttactACAGTACAATAAAATGCTTCCAGAcaggaaatatatttcacaAAAGTCACACAATAActagttttatttttatagtataccaaaaataattatgccTATATATAATCTATATTagaaatcattttttaaatattaaaatgttacatTTCCCTTATATTCTGTCTTCTATTTTAatcttttgtattttttaactttaattgtacatatgtataatagaagaaaaaactgccATAATTAATGGAATgtacataataatatatgaggaatgaaatatattgttCATACCCCCACACAAACCACAGGCTTCAGTAGGATTTCCAG of Plasmodium vivax scf_7127 genomic scaffold, whole genome shotgun sequence contains these proteins:
- a CDS encoding variable surface protein Vir27, putative (encoded by transcript PVX_102630A) — translated: MIYCKYFSIYCVYYLYFLVSQKENIEKLTSRINCSHLERGQRGCNHVSFYTEIRDELQNRYQMNPNLCDKIYPKVQDMKVFSKIINMIYEELYRTDMYTTCKPLHQNIDENTFKKYKSLFDYSIDYQHIHLNTLNPDTTCDEHYRRVIDEYINTYENVHSSCKVINEKKYDCDKIFSLFGNKKHKDLISLRCKKLETQTFSSDKEGERAQNGHLLNRIGSSNGVSDPADHLHTGRNPGRLDHSHRYLSHASTAPYDLDTTSSLPTDGTAEGGSKKNIMGSVVPVLGISSISLLLYKVTPARGFINKLLRRNGNMYNPVEYMDAFNPYSDGIIPGDRRMNISYHRL